One region of Camelus bactrianus isolate YW-2024 breed Bactrian camel chromosome 20, ASM4877302v1, whole genome shotgun sequence genomic DNA includes:
- the LOC105064247 gene encoding HLA class II histocompatibility antigen, DRB1 beta chain, with product MAALTVMLMVVSHPLAWARETRPTFMHQFKGECRFFNGLERVQFLARYIYNTEEDVYFDSDVGEFRAVTELGQPDAKYWNQQKDFMEQMRAKVDTLCRSNYWGIGSFMVQRRVEPTVTVYPVKPQPLQHHNLLVCSVTGFYPGHIEVRWFRNGKEEEAGVVSTGLIPNGDWTFQTMVMLEVVPQSGEVYTCRVEHPSWTGPVTVEWRAQSESAQSKMLSGIGGFVLGLLFLGVGLFVYFRNQKEHLDFSQQDS from the exons ATGGCAGCACTGACAGTGATGCTGATGGTGGTGAGCCATCCCTTGGCTTGGGCCAGGGAGACCCGAC CAACTTTCATGCATCAGTTTAAGGGAGAGTGTCGTTTCTTCAACGGCTTGGAGCGGGTGCAGTTCTTGGCCAGATACATCTATAATACAGAGGAGGATGTGTACTTCGACAGCGACGTGGGGGAGTTCAGGGCGGTGACCGAGCTGGGGCAGCCAGACGCCAAGTACTGGAACCAGCAGAAGGACTTCATGGAGCAGATGCGGGCCAAGGTGGACACGCTGTGCAGATCAAACTACTGGGGAATAGGCAGCTTCATGGTGCAGCGGCGAG TGGAGCCCACGGTGACCGTGTATCCTGTGAAGCCCCAGCCCCTGCAGCACCACAACCTCCTGGTCTGCTCTGTGACGGGCTTCTATCCAGGCCACATTGAAGTCAGGTGGTTCCGGAATGGCAAGGAAGAGGAGGCTGGGGTGGTCTCCACAGGTCTGATCCCTAATGGAGACTGGACCTTCCAGACCATGGTGATGCTTGAAGTGGTTCCTCAGAGTGGGGAGGTCTACACCTGCCGAGTGGAGCACCCCAGCTGGACGGGCCCTGTCACAGTGGAATGGA GGGCACAGTCTGAATCTGCTCAGAGCAAGATGCTGAGTGGAATCGGGGGCTTCGTTCTGGGTCTGCTCTTCCTCGGGGTGGGGCTGTTCGTCTACTTCAGGAACCAAAAAG AACATCTGGACTTTAGCCAACAG GACTCCTGA